A window from Triplophysa dalaica isolate WHDGS20190420 chromosome 3, ASM1584641v1, whole genome shotgun sequence encodes these proteins:
- the LOC130418189 gene encoding junctional cadherin 5-associated protein isoform X2, translated as MYSVEDLLISHGYKLPRSVPASSASTAPYDNRNNECRRENVENRPAGGAGGALNGFGTAEGGADGRTEAGTGLYRPAPVKAYPENNNNIIEGHERIQRRLEVPIAFLGDLQPLGDSLATDSGFYDAPSLTLSEHADERDLSFWRRRGQDFSALLDYADPRELRVSGGLWRGPVLAVEELRAERPMARWEEGPWIREQIDSGPETLRVSGERKCQSLGTEEWRPAVGLGRQLSDGEAEHWSLEQQHRLRPAESGVSAAVRAKSQSLPRVLSPEDPHYGELPQTGAPNQPPTQRSSSSAPYGRYHNEWPAGDRWSGQTQSHGPAAVVPKPRFSRPVKPPSYETHQQNKGSWETLSSEPVSKPRERPVCFSQNFEPLRDRSVCYSQSAEPLRDRSICFSQSAEPLRDRLMSHSQSAEPLRDRFLGHSQSAELLRDRFFTHSHSADLLRDRSLCYSQSSELLRDRSICYSQSAELLRPEAYRADLFYHELTGMEPPGYIPPPSYRRFLPPRSGQNYRADSALVRWKREPVSAEMGQWFSRTSGLSWSERREDRSMAVVPRRPVHPCPVVPSRQGLAQYVPFDDPRIRHVSGGACGNSLTDADKIRHVNKELPCAATLGQSTNDSAFLPSQGQSLSMDTSKPAPTEQENANRWHKGMNKGSDAAVPDQSCAKYPAAFQSRPLQPIIKTVPDQQNKVDRVADQVKVERITEQVKVERGTEQIRTDQVKGTEQMKTDRVAEQIKLEKPTEVKPDRFTDKQLKVERLADLIQVDWIPDPVRADRYTDKQIKPEIKLEKMPEKTVKADRISDKQSKAERLLEKHLKIDKILEKQLKADKMLEKQIKSDKFSDKLSKADKQGKSDSIADQIKAEKNADKSGKDKGSSESASTVKMEPVQEPEKKSVKKKLSETIFCLVSVPLSQSGAKSRDQNNNEEKEPDSPPIPPPPPPSSSSENSNTLGSLPNQSLKSTSTTSTDLELQALTLGSSGLGSGSSSIATRRAHRRRNSRSRIIKPNPHDELRRYSGAWPGDQYRDQETQTSPEPTKSNAIQGPTNTEAQDAPAAPEVPAPAESTTVAPGAAPSAPGAPSAPSIASGPPAPTATAASGAPDPSTPYGYPMKGQKSLKPSSNSAFSRTGTFSKSTGSHRPPLHPPPHPPPPPPNQPPSQPPPPPPTQPPAQSPPSEQTEEAKSATGPNPEAFGQFLLKPISRRPWDAIEELETINKEMQDQAGKRPSVDQCIEDLNEAYKDIMELSTASNNLPTLPNRPSMQIPDRIKSRLSTDPLGMPVTALRPSLVPGSDPEYREVKSAFSRPSTGKSVSFSKQLREEICPAPPPPEPGFRDYKAVMSQITQRKACRSVKLEMIASRETQRDEDLIVLTASSSSLGAEIPWADRQPMQDASTLTSPPDYEHICQTLQMARESGAVSRASVKSKPGSALSIETPQHVPIPGRPPIDSEQPCCSSALEVRQEPVTLFSEERSLGFRRVTSQSNRFHNNRGALSGIATGKPSGDKAGLEANPEVPADWQMQLSLAEKHIATLITGEGSGEDHDETKKVHGDKDVPGSASAENEASKIVGSDVKYDLAASEQKQLEVPENDISQLEKLESSPPKKIEDVTAEETSKEKTQTEEKCDNKCTKAEEIEQMSNEITETMKETDVTLRVNKAAMWTHSGLDAEQRPEFPPEHLPLSVLPSTNRRLSLGLDWEKSGWEGESLGQGGFWSKERRSLDAERWGVDEGTWGDKQEGAGEKLGLGGWRGCGIDGKGTDDSDCETDTNKQDIGDKREVSDMKQITVREDCSSPASSTDKVQHKQDAAKEGSDKGQIRGPEGSQFSSIERRSRGLSQRIEALFIAPPGHGSEERLARMREVDTVSRMRRLSLRSSDSWDGLQGVGRWVEFGKEEDIRLLSSQEPSNITKEDVLPAVNSEPKESTNDQATPEDSQEPSQAERS; from the exons aTGTACAGCGTGGAGGACCTGCTGATCTCTCACGGATACAAACTGCCCAGGAGTGTCCCTGCCTCTTCCGCTTCCACAGCGCCTTATGACAATCGGAACAACGAATGTCGCCGTGAGAACGTAGAGAACCGGCCTGCTGGTGGTGCTGGCGGCGCTCTGAACGGATTCGGGACGGCCGAGGGGGGAGCGGACGGCCGGACGGAAGCAGGCACGGGGTTGTACAGACCGGCGCCGGTCAAGGCCTATCcggaaaacaacaacaacattattGAAGGCCATGAAAGAATTCAGAGGAGATTGGAGGTTCCCATTGCTTTCCTTGGTGACCTGCAGCCTTTGGGTGATTCTCTTGCTACAGATAGCGG GTTCTATGATGCTCCCAGCCTGACGTTGTCTGAGCATGCAGATGAGAGGGATCTTTCATTCTGGAGAAGGAGGGGACAGGACTTTAGTGCTCTATTGGACTATGCTGATCCCAGGGAACTCCGAGTGTCTGGGGGATTGTGGCGAGGCCCCGTGCTAGCTGTCGAGGAGCTGAGAGCCGAGAGACCAATGGCACGGTGGGAGGAAGGGCCATGGATACGAGAACAAATAGACTCAGGCCCAGAGACTTTACGAGTGTCTGGGGAGCGCAAATGCCAGAGCCTTGGCACAGAGGAGTGGCGCCCTGCAGTGGGCTTGGGCCGGCAGCTTTCAGATGGGGAGGCTGAACACTGGTCTCTGGAGCAGCAACACCGCCTTCGGCCAGCAGAGAGCGGTGTGTCTGCCGCAGTGCGAGCCAAGTCCCAATCCCTCCCTCGAGTTCTTTCCCCCGAGGACCCACACTATGGAGAACTGCCTCAGACTGGTGCCCCAAATCAGCCCCCCACACAAAGAAGCAGCAGCTCTGCTCCATATGGTAGATATCACAATGAATGGCCAGCCGGGGATAGGTGGAGCGGTCAGACACAAAGTCACGGCCCTGCCGCAGTTGTACCAAAGCCACGGTTCAGCCGCCCCGTCAAACCTCCGTCTTATGAGACTCACCAGCAAAACAAGGGGAGCTGGGAAACTCTTTCGTCTGAACCTGTGTCCAAGCCCAGAGAGCGGCCAGTGTGCTTCTCTCAGAATTTTGAACCGCTCAGAGACAGGTCTGTCTGTTATTCTCAGAGTGCCGAGCCTCTAAGAGATCGGTCCATTTGCTTTTCACAAAGCGCAGAACCACTCCGAGACCGCTTGATGAGCCACTCTCAAAGTGCTGAACCACTACGAGACCGATTTCTCGGTCATTCACAAAGTGCAGAACTACTACGGGACCGCTTTTTCACCCACTCGCATAGCGCAGACCTGTTGAGGGATAGATCACTTTGTTACTCTCAGAGCTCAGAACTGCTTCGTGACAGGTCCATTTGTTACTCCCAAAGTGCAGAACTTCTTAGACCAGAAGCATACAGGGCAGATCTTTTTTATCATGAACTTACTGGCATGGAGCCGCCTGGTTACATCCCACCTCCCTCCTATAGGAGATTCCTGCCACCCAGGAGTGGACAGAACTACCGAGCAGACTCTGCACTTGTTCGATGGAAGCGTGAGCCTGTGAGTGCAGAGATGGGACAGTGGTTTTCTAGGACTTCAGGATTGTCGTGGTCAGAACGCCGTGAGGACCGAAGCATGGCAGTAGTTCCGAGAAGGCCTGTCCATCCATGCCCTGTTGTGCCAAGTCGCCAGGGACTCGCCCAGTATGTCCCATTCGATGACCCACGCATCAGGCACGTCTCAGGGGGGGCCTGTGGAAACTCTCTCACAGACGCAGACAAGATCAGACACGTCAACAAAGAGCTTCCCTGCGCTGCAACTTTAGGACAATCCACAAATGATAGTGCCTTTCTCCCTTCACAGGGACAGAGTCTTAGCATGGACACTAGCAAACCGGCTCCCACTGAACAGGAAAATGCTAACCGCTGGCACAAGGGGATGAATAAAGGCAGTGACGCTGCAGTACCTGATCAGAGCTGTGCCAAGTACCCCGCAGCCTTTCAATCCAGACCCCTGCAACCAATCATTAAAACAGTGCCAGACCAGCAGAACAAAGTAGACAGAGTTGCAGACCAGGTAAAGGTTGAGAGAATAACAGAGCAGGTCAAAGTTGAGAGAGGTACTGAACAGATAAGAACAGATCAGGTGAAAGGAACAGAGCAAATGAAAACAGATCGAGTTGCAGAACAAATCAAATTGGAAAAACCTACAGAAGTCAAACCTGACAGGTTCACAGACAAACAACTAAAGGTGGAAAGATTAGCCGATCTTATACAAGTAGACTGGATCCCAGATCCAGTCAGGGCCGACAGATATACTGATAAACAAATTAAGCCTGAAATCAAATTAGAGAAAATGCCTGAAAAGACTGTTAAAGCAGACAGAATTTCAGACAAGCAAAGTAAAGCTGAACGACTTctagaaaaacacttaaagaTAGATAAAATTCTAGAAAAACAACTTAAAGCAGATAAAATGTtagaaaaacagataaaatcTGACAAATTTTCTGACAAGTTGAGTAAGGCTGACAAGCAGGGAAAGTCAGATAGTATTGCAGACCAGATAAAAGCAGAGAAGAACGCTGACAAGTCTGGAAAAGATAAAGGTTCTTCAGAGAGTGCCTCTACTGTAAAGATGGAACCAGTTCAGGAACCTGAGAAGAAGAGTGTGAAAAAGAAACTCAGTGAAACTATTTTCTGCCTTGTGTCAGTGCCACTTTCACAGTCCGGTGCAAAATCTAGAgatcaaaacaacaatgaaGAGAAAGAACCAGACTCTCCTCCAATTCCTCCCCCTCCTCCGCCAAGCTCCTCCAGCGAGAACAGCAACACTCTCGGCTCCCTTCCAAACCAAAGCCTCAAAAGCACATCCACCACCTCTACTGACTTGGAGCTGCAAGCGCTCACGCTAGGCTCTTCTGGACTGGGCAGTGGGTCCAGTAGCATAGCTACAAGAAGAGCTCATCGCAGAAGGAACTCGCGCTCCAGGATCATTAAGCCAAATCCGCACGATGAGCTCAGGCGGTATTCAGGGGCTTGGCCAGGGGATCAGTATCGTGATCAGGAGACCCAGACAAGCCCTGAGCCAACAAAGAGCAATGCAATCCAGGGTCCTACAAACACAGAAGCACAAGATGCTCCTGCCGCCCCAGAGGTACCAGCTCCTGCTGAGAGTACAACAGTGGCTCCAGGGGCTGCCCCAAGTGCCCCAGGGGCTCCATCAGCTCCATCGATTGCATCAGGTCCACCAGCTCCAACAGCTACAGCAGCTTCAGGAGCTCCCGACCCCAGCACTCCTTACGGTTATCCTATGAAAGGCCAGAAAAGCCTAAAACCATCCAGCAACAGCGCCTTTTCACGGACAGGTACCTTCTCCAAGAGCACAGGTTCTCACAGACCTCCGTTACATCCCCCTCCACACCCTCCACCACCGCCTCCAAACCAGCCTCCATCTCAACCTCCACCTCCCCCACCAACACAGCCCCCAGCTCAGTCCCCACCATCAGAACAGACTGAAGAAGCAAAGTCAGCCACGGGCCCAAATCCAGAGGCCTTTGGTCAGTTCTTGCTGAAGCCAATAAGCCGGCGACCTTGGGATGCCATTGAAGAGCTTGAGACCATTAATAAAGAGATGCAAGATCAAGCAGGTAAACGACCCAGCGTGGACCAGTGCATTGAGGATCTTAATGAAGCCTACAAAGATATAATGGAGCTCAGTACTGCCAGCAATAACCTTCCTACTCTTCCCAACCGTCCCTCCATGCAAATTCCTGACCGCATCAAATCGAGGCTATCTACAGATCCACTTGGAATGCCTGTAACTGCACTTCGCCCCAGCTTGGTGCCAGGAAGTGACCCAGAATACAGGGAGGTGAAGAGTGCCTTTTCCCGACCATCGACTGGGAAGAGCGTTAGCTTCAGCAAACAGCTGAGAGAGGAGATTTgtcctgctcctccccctccaGAACCAGGTTTCAGAGATTATAAAGCGGTCATGTCCCAGATAACACAACGCAAAGCCTGCAGGTCAGTGAAGCTGGAAATGATAGCTTCCAGAGAGACCCAAAGAGATGAGGATTTGATCGTCCTAAcagcctcctcctcttccttgGGAGCAGAGATCCCGTGGGCAGACAGACAGCCCATGCAAGATGCGTCCACACTGACCAGTCCCCCAGACTATGAGCACATCTGTCAAACTCTTCAAATGGCTCGTGAGTCTGGAGCTGTCAGCCGAGCATCTGTTAAATCCAAACCAGGAAGCGCCTTGAGCATTGAAACCCCTCAGCATGTGCCCATACCCGGTAGGCCACCCATAGATTCAGAGCAGCCATGTTGTTCTTCAGCATTAGAGGTAAGACAGGAGCCTGTCACTTTATTCAGTGAGGAAAGAAGCTTGGGCTTTAGGAGGGTAACAAGTCAGTCTAACAGATTCCATAATAACAGGGGAGCACTGTCTGGCATTGCTACTGGAAAGCCTAGTGGTGATAAAGCAGGTTTAGAGGCTAATCCAGAGGTACCCGCTGATTGGCAGATGCAACTATCGCTAGCTGAGAAACATATTGCAACACTTATTACAGGAGAGGGTTCAGGAGAGGACCAtgatgaaacaaaaaaagttcATGGAGATAAAGATGTTCCTGGCAGTGCGTCAGCCGAGAATGAAGCTAGCAAAATTGTAGGGAGTGATGTTAAATATGATCTTGCAGCTTCTGAGCAGAAACAGTTAGAAGTGCCAGAGAATGATATAAGCCAATTGGAAAAACTTGAAAGTTCACCACCTAAAAAGATAGAGGATGTCACAGCAGAGGAAACCTCTAAAGAGAAGACACAAACAGAGGAAAAATGTGATAACAAATGCACCAAGGCTGAAGAAATCGAGCAAATGAGTAATGAGATCACAGAGACAATGAAGGAAACAGATGTGACTTTGAGGGTGAATAAGGCTGCAATGTGGACTCATTCAGGTTTGGATGCAGAGCAACGACCTGAATTTCCACCAGAACACCTTCCCCTATCTGTGTTACCTTCCACTAATCGTAGATTGTCTCTAGGGCTGGACTGGGAGAAAAGTGGGTGGGAAGGGGAAAGTTTGGGCCAAGGTGGCTTCTGGTCCAAAGAGAGGCGGTCTCTCGATGCTGAACGATGGGGTGTTGATGAGGGGACGTGGGGTGACAAACAGGAAGGAGCTGGTGAAAAATTGGGTCTGGGAGGTTGGCGTGGGTGTGGGATAGATGGGAAAGGTACAGATGATTCAGACTGTGAGACGGATACTAATAAACAGGACATTGGGGACAAAAGGGAGGTTTCGGACATGAAACAGATAACAGTTAGAGAAGATTGTAGCAGCCCAGCCTCTAGCACTGATAAAGTGCAGCATAAACAAGACGCTGCTAAAGAGGGCAGTGATAAGGGGCAGATTCGAGGTCCAGAAGGGAGTCAGTTTTCAAGTATAGAGAGACGGAGCCGTGGACTTTCCCAAAGAATAGAGGCTCTTTTTATAGCCCCGCCCGGGCACGGCTCAGAGGAGAGGCTTGCCCGCATGAGGGAGGTGGACACTGTCTCACGAATGAGACGACTGAGTCTTCGCAGCTCAGACTCATGGGATGGACTGCAGGGGGTGGGGAGGTGGGTCGAGTTCGGGAAAGAGGAAGACATCCGCCTTCTAAGCTCACAGGAACCTTCAAACATCACAAAGGAAGATGTCCTTCCTGCAGTTAACAGTGAACCTAAAGAATCTACAAATGATCAGGCAACTCCAGAAG ACTCCCAGGAGCCCAGCCAGGCAGAGAGGTCGTAG